The Strix uralensis isolate ZFMK-TIS-50842 chromosome 23, bStrUra1, whole genome shotgun sequence genome has a segment encoding these proteins:
- the DFFB gene encoding DNA fragmentation factor subunit beta isoform X2, whose product MAGAVPEQLRPFRLRGCGSPQKFGVAAGSLRGLLRKGCRLLQLPLPGSRLCLYEDGTELTESYFRALPPQTELVLLGPGETWRGCECAGAGASSPAAGASDIERFLAALSTQRDAVVAAARQLLSDERAPRRQKLLADLLHNLSENILAEDRQEDGKWFEGLESRFKNKSSYMRYSCESRIRSYMKEVSGSISTVHPTARDAYKRIIDLMSDKLRSVKYNGCYFDRREEEAVRLCTAEGWFSCQGPFDRDDCPSKHSINPYSNRESRILFSTWNLDHIIEKKRAVVPELAEAVKTRGGREVNWEYFYQLLFTVDNLKLVHIACHKKTNHNLSCDKTKIYRKRKQNHKIS is encoded by the exons ATGGCGGGCGCGGTGCCGGAGCAGCTGCGGCCTTTCCGCCTGCGCGGGTGCGGCAGCCCCCAGAAGTTCGGGGTGGCGGCCGGGAGCCTGCGCGGGCTGCTGCGGAAGGGCTGCCGGCTGCTGCAG CTTCCCTTGCCAGGCAGCCGCCTCTGCCTCTACGAGGACGGGACGGAGCTGACCGAGAGCTACTTCCGCGCCCTGCCGCCGCAGacggagctggtgctgctgggcccCGGGGAGACCTGGCGGGGCTGTGAGtgcgccggcg CCGGCGCCTCCTCGCCCGCCGCAGGTGCCAGCGATATCGAGCGGTTCCTGGCCGCCCTCTCCACGCAGAGGGACGCGGTGGTGGCCGCGGCGCGGCAGCTGCTCTCGGACGAGCGGGCCCCCCGGAGGCAGAAGCTGCTGGCGGATCTGCTGCACAACCTGAGCGAGAACATCCTGGCCGAGGACAGGCAGGAGGACGGGAAGTGGTTCGAAG GTCTAGAGTCTCGTTTCAAGAACAAATCAAGCTACATGCGATACAGTTGTGAAAGCAGAATACGAAGCTACATGAAAGAG GTTAGTGGTTCTATTTCAACTGTTCATCCTACTGCAAGAGATGCGTATAAAAGGATCATTGACCTGATGTCAGATAAACTGAGATCTGTGAAATATAACGGGTGCTACTTtgacagaagagaggaggaggcagTCCGGCTGTGCACTGCGGAGGGCTGGTTCTCTTGTCAG GGACCTTTTGATAGAGATGACTGCCCCTCTAAGCACTCCATCAACCCCTACAGTAACAGGGAGAGCAGAATCCTCTTCAGTACCTGGAATCTCGATCACAT AATAGAGAAGAAGCGTGCTGTTGTCCCAGAACTGGCAGAAGCGGTCAAAACACGAGGTGGACGAGAAGTGAACTGGGAATACTTCTATCAGCTGCTGTTTACCGTGGACAATTTAAAACTTGTGCATATTGCTTGCCATAAGAAAACCAATCATAATCTCAGCTGTGACAAAActaaaatttacagaaaaaggaagcaaaaccacAAGATTTCATAG
- the DFFB gene encoding DNA fragmentation factor subunit beta isoform X1, producing the protein MAGAVPEQLRPFRLRGCGSPQKFGVAAGSLRGLLRKGCRLLQLPLPGSRLCLYEDGTELTESYFRALPPQTELVLLGPGETWRGCASDIERFLAALSTQRDAVVAAARQLLSDERAPRRQKLLADLLHNLSENILAEDRQEDGKWFEGLESRFKNKSSYMRYSCESRIRSYMKEVSGSISTVHPTARDAYKRIIDLMSDKLRSVKYNGCYFDRREEEAVRLCTAEGWFSCQGPFDRDDCPSKHSINPYSNRESRILFSTWNLDHIIEKKRAVVPELAEAVKTRGGREVNWEYFYQLLFTVDNLKLVHIACHKKTNHNLSCDKTKIYRKRKQNHKIS; encoded by the exons ATGGCGGGCGCGGTGCCGGAGCAGCTGCGGCCTTTCCGCCTGCGCGGGTGCGGCAGCCCCCAGAAGTTCGGGGTGGCGGCCGGGAGCCTGCGCGGGCTGCTGCGGAAGGGCTGCCGGCTGCTGCAG CTTCCCTTGCCAGGCAGCCGCCTCTGCCTCTACGAGGACGGGACGGAGCTGACCGAGAGCTACTTCCGCGCCCTGCCGCCGCAGacggagctggtgctgctgggcccCGGGGAGACCTGGCGGGGCT GTGCCAGCGATATCGAGCGGTTCCTGGCCGCCCTCTCCACGCAGAGGGACGCGGTGGTGGCCGCGGCGCGGCAGCTGCTCTCGGACGAGCGGGCCCCCCGGAGGCAGAAGCTGCTGGCGGATCTGCTGCACAACCTGAGCGAGAACATCCTGGCCGAGGACAGGCAGGAGGACGGGAAGTGGTTCGAAG GTCTAGAGTCTCGTTTCAAGAACAAATCAAGCTACATGCGATACAGTTGTGAAAGCAGAATACGAAGCTACATGAAAGAG GTTAGTGGTTCTATTTCAACTGTTCATCCTACTGCAAGAGATGCGTATAAAAGGATCATTGACCTGATGTCAGATAAACTGAGATCTGTGAAATATAACGGGTGCTACTTtgacagaagagaggaggaggcagTCCGGCTGTGCACTGCGGAGGGCTGGTTCTCTTGTCAG GGACCTTTTGATAGAGATGACTGCCCCTCTAAGCACTCCATCAACCCCTACAGTAACAGGGAGAGCAGAATCCTCTTCAGTACCTGGAATCTCGATCACAT AATAGAGAAGAAGCGTGCTGTTGTCCCAGAACTGGCAGAAGCGGTCAAAACACGAGGTGGACGAGAAGTGAACTGGGAATACTTCTATCAGCTGCTGTTTACCGTGGACAATTTAAAACTTGTGCATATTGCTTGCCATAAGAAAACCAATCATAATCTCAGCTGTGACAAAActaaaatttacagaaaaaggaagcaaaaccacAAGATTTCATAG
- the CEP104 gene encoding centrosomal protein of 104 kDa isoform X1 gives MGRRREGSEINATVAPGVAGVFALGLPGVASLPVPSLSAAQDATQDRVYSCQFIRTRRWLQCKRADGSCTDSEWMAIPQEIVLQLVERCRIRKLQLLAHQYMISSKIEFYISESLPEYFAPYQSERFHRLGYVPLSDNEKTDFKARELKSVYMDAVGQYLKLIFHKNYVNKYNLYGQVALVAINIIGDPADYSNDSNNTPSREKLIDHYLGIKSDDPALDGTYLGKADSISPLDDLAFDMYQDPEVAQIIRRLDEKKRDAVRHERYDYAKKLKQAIADLQKVGERLGRYEVEKRYAVEKEDYDLAKMKKQQMEAYRLKVYQQLELHDLLDAELMIRKPPELPLEPVIHADNPQHPKAASSPPCEHTGPQKGEPWRAEPLLQEESAGPASAEPAGPHQSPPPPGTHPTTSREGFPKENVEFLPYDERPLPAFCKQSDEAIAYLEPEMTEEDIGDTSRSGFTGEPEPLTEKALREASPAIEVFGEALVSGAYSKTWSYREDALLAVYKKLMEMSVSTPKEDLKNMLRAAIFLVQRAIKDIVSSVFQASLKLLKMIITQYIPKHKLGKLETSHCVEKTLPNLLSRTGDSSSRLRLVASNFIQEMALCSEVKPLQIVPVHLLQPLKPNSPTHLAMGQVELVEHLLKDMGTGNSGFTIGNVMKFATGALEHRVYEVRDVALRIIFDMYRKHKAAVLEYLPPDGASVRKTVLYKTLFDGFTKIDGKLSEAEIRAQRKAATEEAEKQKKEEIKVLQDQLAALREIQAEVQAGKEKETDFQKPKNQGYQVNESPQPAAAEIPDDHSSVANYLDNLCIFCGERDESFTEEGLDLHYWKHCPMLTRCGHCKQVVEIASLTEHLLTDCDKKDSFGKCHRCSEALPKDELPKHIKSKTCNAAKPEDVANHCPLCHDNFSPGEEAWKAHLMGRDGCQMNQRRLSTINRTLLVQPGKIGGQYLKKPGPSGAKASPPSIGSKIPTPRGGRNKSTGKTYSKR, from the exons atggggaggaggagggaggggtcCGAAATTAATGCCACAGTAGCACCGGGCGTAGCGGGGGTCTTCGCGCTTGGCCTGCCTGGCGTTGCCTCCCTCCCTGTGCCGTCCCTGTCAGCAGCCCAG GATGCCACACAAGATCGGGTTTATAGTTGTCAGTTCATCAGGACACGAAGATGGCTTCAGTGCAAAAGAGCTGATGGTTCATGCACCGACAGTGAATGGATGGCGATCCCCCAG GAAATTGTTCTGCAGTTGGTGGAGAGATGTCGAATACGAAAACTGCAGTTGCTTGCTCACCAGTACATGATTTCAAGCAAAATTGAGTTCTACATCAGTGAAAGCTTGCCTGAATACTTTGCTCCTTATCAGTCAGAGAGGTTTCACAGACTAGG ttaTGTCCCTCTCTCAGACAATGAAAAGACTGATTTCAAAGCACGAGAGTTAAAATCTGTGTATATGGATGCAGTTGGCCAGTACCTGAAGCTGATTTTCCATAAAAATTATGTCAATAAATACAACTTATATGGCCAG GTTGCCCTCGTAGCTATAAACATTATTGGAGATCCAGCAGACTACAGTAATGACAGCAATAATACT CCTTCCAGAGAGAAGCTGATAGACCACTACTTAGGAATTAAATCAGATGATCCTGCCTTAGATGGAACTTACCTTGG GAAAGCTGACTCCATTTCGCCTCTGGATGATTTGGCTTTTGACATGTACCAGGATCCAGAAGTTGCTCAGATAATACGTAGGCTGGATGAGAAGAAGCGCGACGCTGTCCGCCATGAACGCTACGATTATGCCAAGAAACTCAAACAGGCTATAGCAGACTTGCAGAAG GTGGGGGAACGACTTGGACGGTATGAGGTGGAGAAGCGCTATGCTGTAGAGAAAGAGGATTATGATcttgctaaaatgaaaaaacagcaaatggAAGCATACCGCCTGAAGGTGTATCAGCAGCTGGAGCTCCACGACCTTCTGGACGCAGAGCTGATG aTTCGAAAACCACCTGAGTTGCCTTTGGAGCCTGTGATTCATGCTGACAACCCTCAGCACCCAAAAGCTGCAAGTTCACCTCCCTGTGAGCACACAGGACCGCAGAAGGGAGAGCCATGGAGAGCAGAGCCTCTGCTGCAAGAGGAGTCGGCAGGTCCCGCTTCTGCTGAGCCCGCTGGTCCCCATcagtcccctcctcctcctggcactCACCCCACAACCTCCAGGGAAGGGTTTCCCAAAGAAAAT GTTGAATTTTTACCTTATGATGAGAGACCCCTTCCAGCTTTCTGTAAACAGTCTGATGAAGCAATCGCGTACCTTGAGCCGGAGATGACTGAAGAGGATATCGGTGATACCTCAAGAAGTGGCTTTACTGGAGAACCCGAACCATTAACTGAGAAGGCTCTGAGGGAGGCCAGCCCTGCTATTGAAGTTTTTGGAGAAGCTTTG GTTTCAGGAGCATATTCCAAAACTTGGTCATATCGAGAAGATGCGTTACTGGCTGTGTACAAGAAGCTGATGGAAATGTCAGTGAGCACTCCAAAGGAGGATCTAAAGAACATGCTGAGGGCTGCCATTTTTCTTGTACAGAGAGCCATCAAAGACATAGTGTCTTCA GTTTTCCAAGCGTccctgaagcttttaaaaatgatcaTTACCCAATATATACCAAAACATAAACTGGGAAAGCTAGAAACTTCTCATTGTGTGGAAAAAACGCTTCCAAATTTGCTTTCTAGAACAGGAGACTCTTCATCCCGTCTTCGCCTTGTGGCTTCTAACTTTATTCAG GAGATGGCACTGTGTAGTGAAGTTAAACCTCTTCAGATTGTTCCGGTTCATTTGCTTCAACCACTAAAGCCGAACTCGCCGACACATCTGGCAATGGGTCAGGTGGAGTTAGTGGAACACCTGCTGAAGGACATGGGGACTGGGAACTCGGGGTTTACCATCGGCAATGTCATGAAG tttgcgACAGGAGCTTTGGAACACAGAGTTTATGAAGTTCGGGATGTCGCGTTGCGGATTATCTTTGATATGTACAGGAAGCACAAGGCTGCTGTCCTGGAGTATCTTCCTCCAGATGGTGCAAGCGTCCGCAAGACTGTTCTCTATAAAACACTCTTTGACGGATTTACTAAAATAGATGGTAAACTTTCTGAAGCTGAAATTAGG gcacagagaaaggCAGCAAcagaagaagcagagaaacagaagaaggaagaaataaaagttctGCAAGATCAGCTGGCAGCTCTGAGGGAGATACAAGCAGAAGTTCAAGCTGGAAAG gaaaaagaaactgattttcagaAGCCAAAGAATCAAG GTTACCAGGTAAACGAAAGcccacagcctgcagcagcagagattcCCGATGATCATTCCTCTGTTGCAAATTACTTGGATAA tttgtgTATTTTTTGTGGAGAAAGGGACGAATCCTTCACAGAGGAAGGGTTGGATCTCCATTACTGGAAACACTGCCCTATGCTGACTAGATGTGGACACTGCAAACAG GTGGTGGAAATAGCAAGCCTGACAGAGCACTTGCTGACCGACTGTGATAAAAAGGACAGCTTTGGGAAATGTCACCGATGCAGCGAGGCCCTTCCAAAAGACGAGTTGCCCAAACATATTAAGAGCAAGACTTGCAATG CTGCCAAACCAGAAGACGTGGCAAACCATTGCCCGTTGTGCCATGACAACTTTTCCCCAGGAGAGGAG GCCTGGAAAGCTCACCTGATGGGCAGAGATGGCTGTCAAATGAATCAACGCAGGTTATCCACAATAAATAGAACTCTTCTGGTGCAGCCTG gCAAAATAGGCGGCCAGTATTTAAAGAAACCAGGTCCTTCAGGAGCAAAAGCTTCACCTCCCTCTATAGGAAGCAAGATCCCAACACCAAGAGGAGGCCGAAATAAAAGCACTGGCAAAACATACTCAAAGCGATGA
- the CEP104 gene encoding centrosomal protein of 104 kDa isoform X2 gives MPHKIGFIVVSSSGHEDGFSAKELMVHAPTVNGWRSPRLCQYPQEIVLQLVERCRIRKLQLLAHQYMISSKIEFYISESLPEYFAPYQSERFHRLGYVPLSDNEKTDFKARELKSVYMDAVGQYLKLIFHKNYVNKYNLYGQVALVAINIIGDPADYSNDSNNTPSREKLIDHYLGIKSDDPALDGTYLGKADSISPLDDLAFDMYQDPEVAQIIRRLDEKKRDAVRHERYDYAKKLKQAIADLQKVGERLGRYEVEKRYAVEKEDYDLAKMKKQQMEAYRLKVYQQLELHDLLDAELMIRKPPELPLEPVIHADNPQHPKAASSPPCEHTGPQKGEPWRAEPLLQEESAGPASAEPAGPHQSPPPPGTHPTTSREGFPKENVEFLPYDERPLPAFCKQSDEAIAYLEPEMTEEDIGDTSRSGFTGEPEPLTEKALREASPAIEVFGEALVSGAYSKTWSYREDALLAVYKKLMEMSVSTPKEDLKNMLRAAIFLVQRAIKDIVSSVFQASLKLLKMIITQYIPKHKLGKLETSHCVEKTLPNLLSRTGDSSSRLRLVASNFIQEMALCSEVKPLQIVPVHLLQPLKPNSPTHLAMGQVELVEHLLKDMGTGNSGFTIGNVMKFATGALEHRVYEVRDVALRIIFDMYRKHKAAVLEYLPPDGASVRKTVLYKTLFDGFTKIDGKLSEAEIRAQRKAATEEAEKQKKEEIKVLQDQLAALREIQAEVQAGKEKETDFQKPKNQGYQVNESPQPAAAEIPDDHSSVANYLDNLCIFCGERDESFTEEGLDLHYWKHCPMLTRCGHCKQVVEIASLTEHLLTDCDKKDSFGKCHRCSEALPKDELPKHIKSKTCNAAKPEDVANHCPLCHDNFSPGEEAWKAHLMGRDGCQMNQRRLSTINRTLLVQPGKIGGQYLKKPGPSGAKASPPSIGSKIPTPRGGRNKSTGKTYSKR, from the exons ATGCCACACAAGATCGGGTTTATAGTTGTCAGTTCATCAGGACACGAAGATGGCTTCAGTGCAAAAGAGCTGATGGTTCATGCACCGACAGTGAATGGATGGCGATCCCCCAG ACTCTGTCAGTATCCACAGGAAATTGTTCTGCAGTTGGTGGAGAGATGTCGAATACGAAAACTGCAGTTGCTTGCTCACCAGTACATGATTTCAAGCAAAATTGAGTTCTACATCAGTGAAAGCTTGCCTGAATACTTTGCTCCTTATCAGTCAGAGAGGTTTCACAGACTAGG ttaTGTCCCTCTCTCAGACAATGAAAAGACTGATTTCAAAGCACGAGAGTTAAAATCTGTGTATATGGATGCAGTTGGCCAGTACCTGAAGCTGATTTTCCATAAAAATTATGTCAATAAATACAACTTATATGGCCAG GTTGCCCTCGTAGCTATAAACATTATTGGAGATCCAGCAGACTACAGTAATGACAGCAATAATACT CCTTCCAGAGAGAAGCTGATAGACCACTACTTAGGAATTAAATCAGATGATCCTGCCTTAGATGGAACTTACCTTGG GAAAGCTGACTCCATTTCGCCTCTGGATGATTTGGCTTTTGACATGTACCAGGATCCAGAAGTTGCTCAGATAATACGTAGGCTGGATGAGAAGAAGCGCGACGCTGTCCGCCATGAACGCTACGATTATGCCAAGAAACTCAAACAGGCTATAGCAGACTTGCAGAAG GTGGGGGAACGACTTGGACGGTATGAGGTGGAGAAGCGCTATGCTGTAGAGAAAGAGGATTATGATcttgctaaaatgaaaaaacagcaaatggAAGCATACCGCCTGAAGGTGTATCAGCAGCTGGAGCTCCACGACCTTCTGGACGCAGAGCTGATG aTTCGAAAACCACCTGAGTTGCCTTTGGAGCCTGTGATTCATGCTGACAACCCTCAGCACCCAAAAGCTGCAAGTTCACCTCCCTGTGAGCACACAGGACCGCAGAAGGGAGAGCCATGGAGAGCAGAGCCTCTGCTGCAAGAGGAGTCGGCAGGTCCCGCTTCTGCTGAGCCCGCTGGTCCCCATcagtcccctcctcctcctggcactCACCCCACAACCTCCAGGGAAGGGTTTCCCAAAGAAAAT GTTGAATTTTTACCTTATGATGAGAGACCCCTTCCAGCTTTCTGTAAACAGTCTGATGAAGCAATCGCGTACCTTGAGCCGGAGATGACTGAAGAGGATATCGGTGATACCTCAAGAAGTGGCTTTACTGGAGAACCCGAACCATTAACTGAGAAGGCTCTGAGGGAGGCCAGCCCTGCTATTGAAGTTTTTGGAGAAGCTTTG GTTTCAGGAGCATATTCCAAAACTTGGTCATATCGAGAAGATGCGTTACTGGCTGTGTACAAGAAGCTGATGGAAATGTCAGTGAGCACTCCAAAGGAGGATCTAAAGAACATGCTGAGGGCTGCCATTTTTCTTGTACAGAGAGCCATCAAAGACATAGTGTCTTCA GTTTTCCAAGCGTccctgaagcttttaaaaatgatcaTTACCCAATATATACCAAAACATAAACTGGGAAAGCTAGAAACTTCTCATTGTGTGGAAAAAACGCTTCCAAATTTGCTTTCTAGAACAGGAGACTCTTCATCCCGTCTTCGCCTTGTGGCTTCTAACTTTATTCAG GAGATGGCACTGTGTAGTGAAGTTAAACCTCTTCAGATTGTTCCGGTTCATTTGCTTCAACCACTAAAGCCGAACTCGCCGACACATCTGGCAATGGGTCAGGTGGAGTTAGTGGAACACCTGCTGAAGGACATGGGGACTGGGAACTCGGGGTTTACCATCGGCAATGTCATGAAG tttgcgACAGGAGCTTTGGAACACAGAGTTTATGAAGTTCGGGATGTCGCGTTGCGGATTATCTTTGATATGTACAGGAAGCACAAGGCTGCTGTCCTGGAGTATCTTCCTCCAGATGGTGCAAGCGTCCGCAAGACTGTTCTCTATAAAACACTCTTTGACGGATTTACTAAAATAGATGGTAAACTTTCTGAAGCTGAAATTAGG gcacagagaaaggCAGCAAcagaagaagcagagaaacagaagaaggaagaaataaaagttctGCAAGATCAGCTGGCAGCTCTGAGGGAGATACAAGCAGAAGTTCAAGCTGGAAAG gaaaaagaaactgattttcagaAGCCAAAGAATCAAG GTTACCAGGTAAACGAAAGcccacagcctgcagcagcagagattcCCGATGATCATTCCTCTGTTGCAAATTACTTGGATAA tttgtgTATTTTTTGTGGAGAAAGGGACGAATCCTTCACAGAGGAAGGGTTGGATCTCCATTACTGGAAACACTGCCCTATGCTGACTAGATGTGGACACTGCAAACAG GTGGTGGAAATAGCAAGCCTGACAGAGCACTTGCTGACCGACTGTGATAAAAAGGACAGCTTTGGGAAATGTCACCGATGCAGCGAGGCCCTTCCAAAAGACGAGTTGCCCAAACATATTAAGAGCAAGACTTGCAATG CTGCCAAACCAGAAGACGTGGCAAACCATTGCCCGTTGTGCCATGACAACTTTTCCCCAGGAGAGGAG GCCTGGAAAGCTCACCTGATGGGCAGAGATGGCTGTCAAATGAATCAACGCAGGTTATCCACAATAAATAGAACTCTTCTGGTGCAGCCTG gCAAAATAGGCGGCCAGTATTTAAAGAAACCAGGTCCTTCAGGAGCAAAAGCTTCACCTCCCTCTATAGGAAGCAAGATCCCAACACCAAGAGGAGGCCGAAATAAAAGCACTGGCAAAACATACTCAAAGCGATGA
- the LRRC47 gene encoding leucine-rich repeat-containing protein 47, whose product MAAAWPELEAAARERRRELSLPGAAVAERVAAGGGRLPAELLALPLLQSLELSGCAALRELGPGLAAALPALHTLVLSGNALGPAGLGAGLGGPLPALRLLDLSGNGLEALPAALGGPAAGAAPEGPAAFPQLRSLNLSGNRLRELGPGLAWAAPQLQALLLSGNRLRALPGGLLPSPAAAAFPLLSRLEAADNEVVELGADIAALTALKSLDVANNQLKELPAALADCPRLKEANFKGNQLKDKRLEKMVNGCQTKAILEYLRAGGRGKGKGESSREEARKKKREKQQQKKDDGEQDEVEEASKLLVKVLHVSENPAPLVVKVSPGVKDVRAFIVCCVLKGVNLKPGSALKRFLSAQTKLHEDICEKRTAATIATHDLQLIRGPLTYGVQPPDELKIMPLGRKEIKAKDLLRQLQLEAEEQRKQKKRQNVSGLHKYLQLLDGKDNYPCLVDAEGVVISFPPITNSEKTKIRKDTRDLFLEVTSDTSLQICKDVMDTLILKIAELNRFTLENREDSGSDNESDALCGPVNLNPSQNVQAMNLPLVVEQVRVVDTDGNLKVLYPSKTDLTTVSSLLTVIR is encoded by the exons ATGGCGGCGGCCTGGCCGGAGCTGGAGGCGGCGGCCcgcgagcggcggcgggagctgtCGCTGCCCGGGGCGGCGGTGGCGGAGCgggtggcggcgggcggcgggcggctgccggCGGAGCTGCTGGCGCTGCCGCTGCTGCAGTCGCTGGAGCTGAGCGGGTGCGCGGCGCTGCGGGAGCTGGGCCCGGGCCtggccgccgccctgcccgccctCCACACGCTGGTGCTGAGCGGCAACGCGCTGGGCCCCGCCGGGCTgggcgcggggctgggcgggCCGCTGCCGGCCCTGCGCCTGCTCGACCTCTCCGGGAACGGGCTGgaggcgctgcccgccgcgctgggcgggccggcggcgggagccgctCCCGAGGGACCCGCGGCCTTCCCGCAGCTGCGCAGCCTCAACCTCAGCGGGAACCGCCTGCGGGAGCTGGGCCCGGGGCTGGCCTGGGCCGCGCCGCAGCTCCAGGCGCTGCTGCTCTCCGGGAACCGCCTGCGGGCCCTGCCCGGtgggctgctgccctccccggccgccgccgccttcccgctCCTCAGCCGTCTGGAGGCGGCCGACAACGAGGTGGTGGAGCTGGGCGCCGACATCGCTGCCCTCACGGCCCTCAAG AGCCTGGATGTGGCCAACAACCAGCTGAAGGAGCTGCCCGCCGCACTGGCTGACTGCCCCCGGCTGAAGGAAGCCAACTTCAAGGGCAACCAGCTGAAGGACAAGCGGTTGGAGAAGATGGTCAATGGCTGCCAGACGAAGGCCATCCTGGAGTACCTGCGGGCTGGCGGCcgcgggaaggggaagggcgAGAGCTCCAGGGAGGAGGCCaggaagaagaagagggagaagcagcagcagaagaagGACGACGGGGAGCAGGACGAGGTGGAGGAGGCGAGCAAGCTGCTGGTGAAGGTTCTGCACGTCTCTGAAAACCCAGCGCCTTTAGTGGTCAAAGTGAGCCCGGGCGTCAAAGACGTCCGAGCCTTCATCGTGTGCTGCGTGCTGAAGGGAGTCAACCTCAAGCCAGGAAGTGCTCTGAAGAGGTTCCTGTCCGCACAG ACTAAACTGCACGAAGACATCTGTGAAAAGCGGACAGCAGCCACAATTGCCACCCACGACTTGCAGCTGATCAGGGGCCCTCTGACGTACGGTGTTCAGCCTCCTGACGAGCTGAAG ATAATGCCCCTGGGTCGAAAGGAGATCAAGGCGAAGGATCTTCTCCGTCAGCTGCAGTTAGAggctgaggagcagaggaagcagaagaaGCGTCAGAATGTTTCTGGACTGCACAA GTACCTGCAGTTACTGGATGGCAAAGATAACTACCCGTGTCTCGTGGATGCCGAAGGCGTTGTGATTTCTTTCCCTCCGATAACAAATAGTGAGAAGACAAAG ATTAGAAAAGACACCCGTGATCTGTTTCTGGAAGTGACGAGCGATACCAGTTTACAGATATGCAAAGATGTCATGGACACACTAATTCTG AAAATTGCAGAACTAAACAGATTCACCTTGGAAAATAGGGAAGACTCGGGCTCGGATAACGAATCTGATGCTCTTTGTGGACCAGTGAATCTGAACCCCAGCCAGAACGTACAGGCGATGAATCTTCCGTTGGTAGTGGAGCAGGTTCGGGTGGTGGACACTGATGGAAACTTGAAAGTACTTTATCCTTCAAAAACTGACCTGACCACAGTGTCCTCTCTTCTGACTGTAATACGCTAG